A genome region from Meriones unguiculatus strain TT.TT164.6M chromosome 2, Bangor_MerUng_6.1, whole genome shotgun sequence includes the following:
- the LOC110540700 gene encoding olfactory receptor 2T1-like — protein MEGYNTSSTDFTFMGLFNTEETSSLVFATISVIFLTALVTNGIMIFLIHTDTHLHTTMYFLLSHLSFIDMMYISTIVAKMLIDYLLGQRTISFVGCTAQHFLYLTLVGAEFFLLGLMAYDHYVAICNPLRYPVLMSRRICWIIIAGSWFGGSLDGFLLTPITMSFLFCGSQEINHFFCEAPAVLKLACADTALYETVMYVCCVLMLLIPFSVVISSYAWILLW, from the coding sequence ATGGAAGGGTACAACACATCATCCACTGACTTTACTTTTATGGGGCTCTTCAATACAGAGGAAACCTCAAGCCTTGTATTTGCCACCATCTCTGTCATCTTTCTTACTGCCCTGGTGACCAATGGAATCATGATCTTTCTGATCCATACGGACACTCACCTCCACACCACAATGTACTTCCTCCTCAGTCACCTGTCCTTCATCGACATGATGTACATCTCAACCATTGTGGCCAAGATGCTGATTGACTATCTGCTAGGCCAAAGGACCATTTCCTTTGTGGGATGCACAGCTCAACACTTTCTCTACCTCACCCTTGTGGGAGCTGAGTTCTTTCTTCTGGGCCTCATGGCTTATGATCactatgtggccatctgcaatCCACTGAGGTACCCTGTCCTCATGAGCCGCCGAATCTGTTGGATTATCATAGCAGGCTCCTGGTTTGGGGGATCTTTGGATGGCTTCCTCCTCACCCCAATCACCATgagttttctcttctgtggttcACAAGAGATTAATCATTTCTTCTGTGAGGCACCTGCTGTGCTCAAGTTGGCATGTGCAGACACAGCCCTCTATGAGACAGTGATGTACGTGTGCTGCGTGCTCATGCTGCTGATCCCCTTCTCTGTAGTTATCTCGTCCTATGCCTGGATTTTATTATGGTGA